The Cronobacter sakazakii genome has a window encoding:
- the atpF gene encoding F0F1 ATP synthase subunit B — protein sequence MNLNATILGQAIAFVLFVLFCMKYVWPPIMAAIEKRQKEIADGLSSAERAKKDLELAQSNATDQLKKAKAEAQVIIEQANKRRAQILDEAKAEAEQERNKIVAQAQAEIEAERKRAREELRKQVAILAVAGAEKIIERSVDEAANSDIVNKLVAEL from the coding sequence GTGAATCTTAACGCAACAATCCTCGGCCAGGCCATCGCGTTTGTCCTGTTCGTTCTGTTCTGTATGAAGTATGTATGGCCGCCAATTATGGCTGCCATCGAAAAACGTCAGAAAGAAATTGCTGACGGTCTGTCTTCTGCAGAACGCGCTAAAAAGGATCTGGAGCTTGCACAGTCCAACGCGACCGACCAGCTGAAAAAAGCGAAAGCGGAAGCCCAGGTGATTATTGAGCAGGCGAACAAACGCCGTGCTCAGATCCTGGACGAAGCGAAAGCTGAAGCAGAGCAGGAACGTAACAAAATCGTGGCGCAGGCCCAGGCCGAAATCGAAGCCGAGCGTAAACGTGCCCGTGAAGAGCTGCGCAAGCAGGTTGCTATCCTGGCTGTTGCTGGCGCCGAGAAGATCATTGAACGTTCCGTGGATGAAGCTGCTAACAGCGACATCGTGAATAAACTGGTCGCTGAACTGTAA
- the atpA gene encoding F0F1 ATP synthase subunit alpha translates to MQLNSTEISELIKQRIAQFNVVSEAHNEGTIVSVSDGVIRIHGLADCMQGEMISLPGNRYAIALNLERDSVGAVVMGPYADLAEGMKVKCTGRILEVPVGRGLLGRVVNTLGAPIDGKGPVEHDGFSPIEVIAPGVIDRQSVDQPVQTGYKSVDAMIPIGRGQRELIIGDRQTGKTAMAIDAIINQRDSGIKCVYVAIGQKASTIANVVRKLEEHGALSNTIVVVATASESAALQYLAPYAGCAMGEYFRDRGEDALIVYDDLSKQAVAYRQVSLLLRRPPGREAFPGDVFYLHSRLLERASRVNAEYVENFTKGAVKGKTGSLTALPIIETQAGDVSAFVPTNVISITDGQIFLETNLFNSGIRPAVNPGISVSRVGGAAQTKIIKKLSGGIRTALAQYRELAAFSQFASDLDEATRKQLSHGQKVTELLKQKQYAPMSVAQQGLVLFAAERGYLEDVELAKIGSFEAALLAYADRDHAPLMQEINQTGGYNDEIEGKLKSLLDSFKATQSW, encoded by the coding sequence ATGCAACTGAATTCCACCGAAATCAGCGAACTGATCAAGCAGCGCATTGCTCAGTTCAATGTTGTGAGCGAAGCTCATAACGAAGGTACTATTGTTTCTGTAAGCGACGGTGTTATCCGCATTCACGGCCTGGCCGATTGTATGCAGGGTGAGATGATTTCCCTGCCGGGTAACCGTTACGCTATCGCACTGAACCTGGAGCGCGACTCCGTTGGTGCAGTGGTTATGGGTCCGTACGCTGACCTCGCCGAAGGCATGAAGGTGAAATGTACTGGCCGTATTCTTGAAGTGCCGGTTGGCCGTGGCCTGCTGGGCCGTGTGGTTAACACCCTCGGCGCGCCGATCGATGGTAAAGGTCCGGTTGAACACGATGGCTTCTCGCCAATCGAAGTTATCGCACCGGGCGTTATCGATCGTCAGTCCGTAGACCAGCCTGTACAGACCGGTTATAAGTCCGTTGACGCCATGATCCCAATCGGTCGTGGTCAGCGTGAACTGATCATCGGCGACCGTCAGACCGGTAAAACCGCGATGGCTATCGACGCCATCATCAACCAGCGCGATTCCGGCATCAAATGCGTGTACGTGGCTATCGGCCAGAAAGCGTCCACCATTGCTAACGTGGTTCGTAAACTGGAAGAGCACGGTGCGCTGTCCAACACCATCGTTGTGGTCGCGACCGCTTCTGAATCCGCTGCGCTGCAGTACCTGGCTCCGTATGCCGGTTGCGCGATGGGCGAATACTTCCGTGACCGCGGCGAAGACGCGCTGATCGTTTACGATGACCTGTCTAAACAGGCTGTCGCTTACCGTCAGGTTTCCCTGCTGCTCCGTCGTCCGCCGGGACGTGAAGCATTCCCGGGCGACGTGTTCTACCTCCACTCCCGTCTGCTGGAGCGCGCATCCCGTGTTAACGCGGAATACGTTGAGAACTTCACCAAAGGTGCAGTGAAAGGTAAAACCGGCTCTCTGACCGCACTGCCGATTATCGAAACCCAGGCGGGTGACGTTTCTGCGTTCGTTCCGACCAACGTAATTTCTATTACCGACGGTCAGATCTTCCTGGAAACCAACCTGTTTAACTCCGGTATTCGTCCGGCGGTTAACCCGGGTATCTCCGTATCGCGTGTGGGTGGTGCTGCTCAGACCAAGATCATCAAGAAACTGTCCGGTGGTATCCGTACCGCGCTGGCACAGTATCGTGAACTGGCGGCGTTCTCTCAGTTCGCCTCTGATCTGGACGAAGCTACCCGTAAGCAACTGAGCCACGGCCAGAAAGTAACTGAACTGCTTAAGCAGAAACAGTACGCGCCGATGTCCGTTGCACAGCAGGGCCTGGTCCTGTTCGCGGCGGAGCGCGGTTACCTCGAAGATGTGGAACTGGCGAAAATCGGTAGCTTCGAAGCCGCTCTGCTGGCTTACGCTGACCGTGATCACGCTCCGCTGATGCAAGAGATCAACCAGACCGGTGGCTATAACGATGAGATCGAAGGCAAGCTGAAAAGCCTCCTCGACTCCTTCAAAGCAACCCAGTCCTGGTAA
- the rsmG gene encoding 16S rRNA (guanine(527)-N(7))-methyltransferase RsmG gives MLNTLTRLLDDAGITLPEHQKAQLVAYVDMLNKWNKAYNLTSVRDPNEMLVRHIMDSIVVEPHLKGTRFIDVGTGPGLPGIPLAIVRPDRHFTLLDSLGKRVRFLRQVQHELKLDNITPVQSRVEAFPAEPPFDGVISRAFASLSDMVNWCHHLPGEEGRFYALKGQRPDDEISALPSGFAVEEIVRLSVPRLDGERHLVILKANRT, from the coding sequence GTGCTGAATACACTGACCCGCCTGCTTGATGACGCAGGGATTACGCTGCCCGAACACCAGAAAGCGCAGCTGGTGGCCTATGTCGATATGCTGAACAAGTGGAACAAGGCTTATAACCTCACCTCCGTACGCGACCCGAACGAGATGCTGGTGCGCCATATCATGGACAGCATCGTGGTGGAGCCGCACTTAAAAGGCACCCGTTTTATTGATGTTGGCACAGGCCCTGGCCTGCCGGGTATTCCGCTGGCGATTGTGCGTCCGGACAGGCATTTCACGCTGCTGGACAGTCTCGGCAAGCGCGTGCGTTTTTTGCGTCAGGTGCAACACGAGCTGAAACTCGACAACATCACGCCGGTTCAAAGCCGCGTAGAAGCCTTTCCTGCCGAGCCGCCGTTTGATGGCGTTATCAGCCGCGCATTTGCGTCGCTCTCGGATATGGTGAACTGGTGCCATCATCTGCCGGGAGAAGAAGGGCGTTTTTATGCTCTTAAAGGCCAGCGTCCGGATGATGAAATCAGCGCGCTGCCGTCAGGTTTTGCTGTTGAAGAAATCGTCAGACTGTCTGTTCCGCGTCTCGATGGCGAACGCCATCTGGTTATCCTTAAAGCAAACAGAACTTAA
- the atpB gene encoding F0F1 ATP synthase subunit A, translating to MSAGEISTPQEYIGHHLNNLQIDLRTFSLVDPHNPPATFWTLNIDSMFFSVVLGLLFLVLFRKVAKHATSGVPGKFQTAVELVIGFVHGSVQDMYHGKSKLIAPLALTIFVWVFLMNLMDLLPIDLLPYIGEHVFGLPALRVVPSADVNITLSMALGVFILILFYSIKMKGVGGFTKELTLQPFNHPVFIPINLILEGVSLLSKPVSLGLRLFGNMYAGELIFILIAGLLPWWSQWLLNVPWAIFHILIITLQAFIFMVLTIVYLSMASEEH from the coding sequence ATGTCTGCAGGAGAAATCTCGACGCCGCAGGAGTACATAGGCCACCATCTGAATAACCTTCAGATTGACCTGCGTACCTTCTCGCTGGTGGATCCGCATAACCCCCCGGCCACCTTCTGGACGCTCAACATCGACTCGATGTTTTTCTCGGTGGTGCTGGGCCTGTTATTCCTGGTTCTGTTCCGTAAAGTCGCCAAACACGCGACCAGCGGCGTACCGGGTAAATTCCAGACCGCGGTAGAGCTGGTTATCGGCTTTGTGCATGGTAGCGTACAAGACATGTACCACGGCAAAAGCAAGCTCATTGCGCCGCTGGCCCTGACGATTTTCGTCTGGGTATTCCTGATGAACCTGATGGATTTGCTGCCTATCGACCTGCTGCCGTACATCGGCGAGCACGTATTTGGCTTGCCAGCCCTGCGCGTGGTGCCGTCTGCGGACGTGAACATCACCCTTTCCATGGCGCTTGGTGTATTTATCCTCATTCTTTTCTACAGCATCAAAATGAAAGGCGTTGGCGGCTTTACTAAAGAGCTGACGCTGCAGCCGTTCAATCACCCGGTATTTATTCCGATCAACCTGATTCTGGAAGGTGTGAGCCTGCTGTCCAAACCGGTTTCTCTCGGTCTGCGACTGTTCGGCAACATGTATGCCGGTGAGCTGATTTTCATTCTGATTGCGGGTCTTCTGCCGTGGTGGTCACAATGGTTGTTAAATGTGCCCTGGGCCATTTTCCACATCCTGATCATTACGTTGCAGGCCTTCATTTTCATGGTTCTGACGATTGTCTATCTGTCGATGGCATCTGAAGAGCATTGA
- the mioC gene encoding FMN-binding protein MioC, whose translation MTDITLISGSTLGGAEYVAEHLAEKLEDAGFSTETLHGPLLEDLKPEGTWLIVTSTHGAGDLPDNLQPLYDELAEQRPDLSQVRYGAIGIGSREYDTFCGAIEKLDALLIECGAKRVGEPLKINILDHDIPEDPAEVWLGSWKNLL comes from the coding sequence ATGACAGACATTACCCTGATCAGTGGCAGCACTCTTGGCGGCGCGGAATATGTGGCGGAGCACCTGGCTGAAAAGCTGGAAGACGCCGGTTTTAGCACCGAAACGCTGCATGGCCCGCTTCTTGAAGATCTTAAGCCTGAAGGCACCTGGCTTATCGTGACGTCCACGCATGGCGCGGGCGATCTGCCGGACAATTTGCAACCTTTATATGATGAGCTTGCAGAACAGCGTCCGGATCTCAGCCAGGTTCGCTACGGCGCTATCGGTATCGGGAGCCGCGAATACGACACGTTTTGCGGGGCGATTGAAAAACTGGACGCGCTGTTAATCGAATGCGGCGCGAAACGCGTCGGCGAACCGCTTAAGATCAACATTCTCGATCATGATATACCCGAAGATCCGGCTGAGGTGTGGCTCGGATCGTGGAAAAATTTACTCTGA
- the asnC gene encoding transcriptional regulator AsnC yields MENYQIDNLDRGILEALMANARTAYAELAKQFGVSPGTIHVRVEKMKQAGIITGARIDISPKQLGYDVCCFIGIILKSAKDYPAALEKLESLDEVTEAYYTTGHYSIFIKVMCRSIDALQQVLINKIQTIDEIQSTETLISLQNPIMRTIRP; encoded by the coding sequence ATGGAAAATTATCAGATCGATAATCTGGACCGCGGCATTCTGGAGGCATTAATGGCGAATGCGCGTACCGCCTATGCCGAACTCGCTAAACAGTTCGGCGTCAGTCCCGGCACGATTCATGTACGCGTGGAAAAAATGAAGCAGGCGGGGATCATCACTGGCGCGCGTATCGATATCAGCCCGAAACAGCTTGGTTACGATGTGTGCTGCTTTATCGGCATTATTCTCAAGAGTGCAAAAGATTACCCGGCCGCGCTCGAAAAGCTGGAAAGCCTGGATGAAGTGACCGAGGCCTATTACACCACCGGCCACTACAGCATCTTTATTAAAGTGATGTGTCGTTCGATAGACGCGTTACAGCAGGTGCTTATCAACAAGATCCAAACAATTGATGAAATTCAGTCCACCGAGACGTTGATCTCGCTGCAAAACCCGATCATGCGTACCATCCGCCCATAA
- the atpG gene encoding F0F1 ATP synthase subunit gamma, with product MAGAKEIRSKIASVQNTQKITKAMEMVAASKMRKSQDRMAASRPYADTMRKVIGHLATGNLEYKHPYLEERDVKRVGYLVVSTDRGLCGGLNINLFKKLLADMKAWSDKGVQCDIAMIGSKGVSFFNSVGGNIVAQVTGMGDNPSLSDLIGPVKVMLQAYDEGRLDKLYVVSNKFINTMSQAPTITQLLPLPASEDDELKHKSWDYLYEPDPKALLDTLLRRYVESQVYQGVVENLASEQAARMVAMKAATDNGGSLIKELQLVYNKARQASITQELTEIVSGAAAV from the coding sequence ATGGCCGGCGCAAAAGAGATACGTAGTAAGATCGCAAGCGTCCAGAACACGCAAAAGATCACTAAAGCGATGGAGATGGTCGCCGCTTCCAAAATGCGTAAATCGCAGGATCGCATGGCGGCCAGCCGTCCTTATGCAGATACCATGCGCAAAGTGATTGGTCACCTTGCTACCGGTAATCTGGAATACAAACACCCTTACCTGGAAGAACGCGACGTTAAGCGCGTGGGCTACCTGGTGGTGTCGACTGACCGTGGTCTGTGCGGCGGCTTGAACATCAACCTGTTCAAGAAACTGCTGGCGGATATGAAAGCATGGTCCGATAAAGGCGTTCAGTGCGATATCGCAATGATCGGCTCTAAAGGCGTTTCTTTCTTCAATTCAGTGGGCGGCAACATTGTGGCGCAGGTCACCGGCATGGGGGATAACCCTTCCCTGTCCGATCTGATTGGCCCGGTTAAAGTGATGTTGCAGGCTTATGATGAAGGCCGTCTGGACAAGCTTTACGTTGTCAGCAACAAATTTATTAACACCATGTCTCAGGCTCCGACCATCACTCAGCTGCTGCCGCTGCCGGCATCAGAAGACGATGAGTTGAAGCACAAATCCTGGGATTACCTGTACGAACCCGATCCGAAGGCGCTGCTGGATACCCTGCTGCGTCGTTATGTCGAATCGCAGGTTTATCAGGGTGTGGTTGAAAACCTGGCCAGCGAGCAGGCCGCACGAATGGTGGCGATGAAAGCCGCAACCGATAATGGCGGCAGCCTGATTAAAGAGCTGCAGTTGGTGTACAACAAAGCTCGTCAGGCCAGCATTACTCAGGAACTCACCGAGATCGTCTCGGGGGCCGCCGCGGTTTAA
- the atpI gene encoding F0F1 ATP synthase subunit I, whose protein sequence is MSASLMSKKVARKLLLIQFIAVLAAGLLFCFKDPFWGFSALCGGLAVWLPNVLFMNFAWRHQAHTPAKGRVAWSFAFGEAFKVIATFTLLVVALACLKAVFLPLIVTWVSVLVVQILAPAVINNKG, encoded by the coding sequence ATGTCTGCGTCGCTTATGAGTAAAAAAGTGGCCCGCAAGCTCCTGCTCATCCAGTTCATCGCGGTTCTGGCGGCAGGATTGTTGTTTTGCTTCAAAGACCCTTTCTGGGGCTTCTCTGCGTTATGCGGAGGGCTGGCAGTGTGGCTGCCGAATGTGCTGTTTATGAATTTTGCCTGGCGTCATCAGGCGCATACACCCGCTAAAGGCCGCGTGGCCTGGTCTTTCGCCTTCGGCGAAGCGTTTAAGGTGATTGCGACCTTTACCCTGCTGGTGGTGGCGCTGGCGTGTTTGAAGGCGGTTTTCTTGCCGCTGATTGTGACGTGGGTTTCGGTGCTGGTTGTGCAGATACTGGCGCCAGCTGTAATTAACAACAAAGGGTAA
- the atpE gene encoding F0F1 ATP synthase subunit C, with the protein MENLNMDLLYMAAAVMMGLAAIGAAIGIGILGGKFLEGAARQPDLIPLLRTQFFIVMGLVDAIPMIAVGLGLYVMFAVA; encoded by the coding sequence ATGGAAAACCTGAATATGGATCTGCTGTACATGGCTGCCGCTGTGATGATGGGTCTGGCGGCAATCGGTGCTGCGATCGGTATCGGCATCCTCGGGGGCAAATTCCTGGAAGGCGCTGCGCGCCAGCCTGATCTGATTCCTCTGCTGCGTACTCAGTTCTTTATCGTAATGGGTCTGGTGGATGCTATCCCGATGATCGCTGTGGGTCTGGGTCTGTACGTGATGTTCGCCGTCGCGTAG
- the atpH gene encoding F0F1 ATP synthase subunit delta has protein sequence MSEFVTVARPYAKAAFDFAVEHQSLDRWQDMLAFAAEVAKNEQMAELLSGALAPETLAESFIAICGDQLDANGQNLIRVMAENGRLKVLPDVLEQFIQLRAALEATVEVEVTSASALSDEQLAKISAAMEKRLSRKVKLNCKIDKSVMAGVIIRSGDTVIDGSVRGRLERLADVLQS, from the coding sequence ATGTCTGAATTTGTAACGGTAGCTCGCCCCTACGCCAAAGCAGCTTTTGACTTTGCCGTCGAACACCAAAGCCTCGACCGCTGGCAGGATATGCTGGCGTTTGCCGCTGAAGTGGCCAAAAACGAACAGATGGCTGAGCTTCTCTCTGGCGCCCTGGCGCCAGAAACGCTCGCTGAGTCGTTTATCGCAATCTGTGGTGACCAGTTAGACGCCAACGGCCAGAACCTGATTCGGGTGATGGCAGAAAACGGCCGTCTGAAGGTACTTCCTGATGTTCTTGAGCAGTTCATTCAGTTACGCGCAGCCCTTGAGGCTACCGTTGAAGTCGAAGTGACTTCCGCCAGCGCACTGAGCGATGAACAGCTTGCGAAAATCAGCGCCGCGATGGAAAAACGTCTGTCACGCAAAGTGAAGCTGAATTGCAAAATTGATAAGTCTGTAATGGCGGGTGTCATCATCCGTTCGGGTGATACGGTCATTGACGGCAGCGTGCGCGGCCGTCTTGAGCGCCTCGCAGACGTCTTGCAGTCTTAA
- the mnmG gene encoding tRNA uridine-5-carboxymethylaminomethyl(34) synthesis enzyme MnmG yields the protein MFYPDPFDVIIIGGGHAGTEAAMAAARMGQQTLLLTHNIDTLGQMSCNPAIGGIGKGHLVKEVDALGGLMAKAIDQAGIQFRILNASKGPAVRATRAQADRVLYKQAVRTALENQPNLMIFQQAVDDLIVENDRVVGAVTQMGLKFRAKAVVLTVGTFLDGKIHIGLDNYSGGRAGDPPSVPLARRLRELPLRVSRLKTGTPPRIDARTIDFSVLDQQHGDNPMPVFSFMGSADQHPRQVPCYVTHTNEKTHDVIRSNLDRSPMYAGVIEGIGPRYCPSIEDKVMRFADRNAHQIFLEPEGLTSNEIYPNGISTSLPFDVQMQIVRSMKGMENAKIVRPGYAIEYDFFDPRDLKPTLESKYIHGLFFAGQINGTTGYEEAAAQGLLAGLNAGRYSAEKEGWAPGRSQAYLGVLVDDLCTLGTKEPYRMFTSRAEYRLMLREDNADLRLTEVGREMGLVDDARWARFNEKLENIERERQRLRSTWVTPSTASVEEINTMLTAPLSREASGEDLLRRPEMTYAQLTTLSAFAPALDDAQAAEQVEIQVKYEGYIARQQDEIEKQQRNENTLLPATLDYRQVNGLSNEVIAKLNDHKPASIGQASRISGITPAAISILLVWLKKQGLLRRSA from the coding sequence ATGTTTTATCCGGATCCTTTTGACGTCATTATCATTGGCGGGGGTCATGCAGGTACCGAGGCCGCAATGGCCGCTGCACGCATGGGTCAGCAGACCCTGCTTTTGACACACAATATCGACACGCTCGGACAGATGTCCTGCAACCCGGCGATCGGCGGTATTGGTAAAGGACATCTGGTTAAGGAAGTGGATGCCCTCGGCGGGCTTATGGCGAAAGCGATCGACCAGGCGGGTATCCAGTTTAGGATACTAAACGCCAGCAAAGGTCCGGCCGTACGCGCCACCCGCGCTCAGGCAGATCGCGTGCTGTACAAGCAGGCTGTGCGTACCGCGCTGGAGAATCAGCCGAATCTGATGATCTTCCAGCAAGCCGTTGACGATCTGATCGTGGAAAACGATCGCGTTGTCGGTGCCGTCACGCAGATGGGCCTGAAATTCCGCGCGAAAGCGGTTGTCCTGACGGTCGGCACGTTCCTCGACGGCAAAATTCACATCGGACTTGATAACTACAGCGGCGGCCGTGCGGGCGATCCGCCTTCCGTACCGCTGGCGCGTCGCCTGCGGGAACTGCCGCTGCGCGTCAGCCGTCTGAAAACCGGAACGCCGCCGCGTATTGACGCGCGCACTATCGATTTTAGCGTGCTCGACCAGCAGCATGGCGACAATCCAATGCCGGTCTTCTCGTTTATGGGCTCGGCGGATCAGCATCCGCGTCAGGTGCCGTGCTACGTCACGCACACCAATGAGAAGACCCATGACGTGATCCGCAGTAACCTCGATCGCAGCCCGATGTACGCGGGGGTTATCGAAGGGATCGGCCCGCGCTATTGCCCTTCCATCGAAGATAAAGTGATGCGCTTCGCCGATCGCAACGCGCACCAGATTTTCCTGGAGCCGGAAGGGCTGACCAGCAACGAAATTTACCCGAACGGCATCTCCACCAGCCTGCCGTTCGACGTGCAGATGCAAATCGTCCGTTCCATGAAAGGGATGGAGAACGCGAAAATTGTTCGCCCGGGTTACGCGATTGAGTACGATTTCTTCGATCCGCGCGACCTGAAGCCGACGCTCGAAAGCAAATATATCCACGGGCTGTTCTTCGCAGGCCAGATCAACGGCACGACCGGTTACGAAGAAGCCGCGGCTCAGGGGCTGCTGGCCGGTCTGAACGCGGGCCGTTACTCGGCGGAGAAAGAGGGCTGGGCGCCGGGGCGCTCTCAGGCTTACCTTGGCGTGCTGGTGGATGACCTCTGCACGCTCGGCACCAAAGAGCCGTACCGCATGTTCACCTCGCGTGCCGAATATCGCCTGATGCTGCGCGAAGATAACGCCGATTTACGCCTGACCGAAGTTGGTCGCGAAATGGGACTGGTCGACGATGCGCGCTGGGCGCGCTTCAACGAGAAGCTTGAGAATATCGAACGCGAGCGCCAGCGCCTGAGAAGCACCTGGGTGACGCCGTCTACCGCCTCGGTGGAGGAGATCAACACGATGCTCACTGCGCCGCTCTCCCGTGAAGCCAGCGGTGAAGATCTGCTGCGTCGCCCGGAAATGACCTATGCTCAGTTGACGACGCTATCGGCTTTCGCGCCGGCACTGGATGACGCGCAGGCGGCGGAGCAGGTTGAGATCCAGGTGAAATACGAAGGCTATATCGCTCGTCAGCAGGATGAGATTGAAAAACAGCAGCGCAACGAAAACACGCTGCTGCCGGCGACGCTGGATTATCGCCAGGTGAATGGCCTCTCCAATGAAGTGATCGCCAAGCTTAACGATCATAAACCGGCATCGATTGGCCAGGCGTCCCGTATCTCCGGGATCACGCCAGCCGCTATCTCGATTCTGCTGGTCTGGCTGAAAAAACAGGGGCTACTGCGCCGCAGTGCCTGA